The bacterium genomic interval CCATAGCTTTTATTGCGTAACTTGCTTCAGGTTCGCGCAGAATAACAGTTTCCGCTTTACCTGTAATAAAATCTCTGTAAATTATTTCAGGCCGTCCGAAAGGCTCTCCGAAAACAAGTTTGAAATCATCGGGATTAAGCCCTTTTGCCCTGATTATGTAATTGGTAATTTTTGCGGGAGGAGCCTCCTCAAAAAGAGGCGTGTATATTTTTTTTCCACTCAGATCCTTTAAATTTTTTGCATTATGGTCTCTTGTGAGAATGTAAAAATTATCCCATACAAACATGGCAGGCAGTTTAACGTCAACATCCTTTAGTTTAACAGATGTAATAAGTGCTGAAAAACTTATATCAGCTTTGCCGTTTACTATCCAGCCGAGGTGCTTTTCCGTTTCTTCCCAGACTTTCAGCTCTTTTATTGTAATGCTGCTACGAATTTTTTCAGACTGAAGCAGACGCATGATTACAGGATATGCAACAGGTGTTGCAGATTGAATTACAACAGACGGTTTGTCCTTGTCCTCGGAGGATTTATTTTTTTGAATCTGTTTCTTGTGGAAGTAAACCCTTACTTCATTGGGAGTTTTCTTTTCCGTTATACTTTCAAATCCCATCTCGTTCAGCATATTGATTAGCGGGAATGGTTCGAATTGCTGAACAAGTACAAATCCGCCGTCTTCTTCAATGCCGTAAGCCTTTTTTATGATTATGTCAAAGGGATCAGTCATCATTGATCTTACGTCAAGTACATCGAATTCTTCCTTTCTGTCTTTCCAGTCAAGTTTCTGCTCCTTTTGAGGGTTAAATATTGATACTCGGTACTCTTTGTTTTGTTCGATGCTGTATTTGAAATTCAACCCCTCGGCAGTTTTAAGCACAAGATCAGGCTTGTCAACTGAGATTATTACAATGTTCTGTTCAGGCAGGATGTGAGATATTTTTTGGATTAATTCGGGGGCAGTGTCATTGTTATAGATGTATCTCTCGCTGCTTTCTTCCCATGTAATTTCTTCACCTGTCAGAATATCTTCGGTCTGGTTTTTGGATATACACTCTGGCATTGATGCAGCAAGTTTTTTATCGGTACCTATTGCCTTGTTCAAAGTATGCAGAATTTCACATATAGACATTCCGGATAGCCTGGCTGCATCTTCGAATGTCGCAAATCTTGCGAGAGTATTGTACATTGCAGGATTCTGAAGTTTTCTGAATTTTGGCGACAGATCAAAAAGTATCTGTTTTAGCTGCGGATGTTTGTCCAGAGTCGCTTTGATATTGGATTTTGACAAAACAGGCGTAATATTACTGTCGCCCTGCTCGGAAGAGATGGCGTTTACAGGGCAGACCTTCATTGCCTGCTTGCATAGTTTAATCTCTTCTTCATTTTCCGGCTGTTTTTTAACAAATGCCTTACTCCCTGACATCCCCCAATTGTCTTGTGCAACATTTACACATGCTTTACAGCCTATGCATTCGTTTGATATTTTAAATGTAATATTTTCCATGACATTCCACCGTAAGTTTAATTTTCAAGCCTTTGCTTTTACTGAAATTTCTGTAGCCAAGATATGATTTTTTTTTAAAAATAGCAATTAAGATATGTCGCTGACGATAAAGTTGTAAAGTTATAAAGGCTATAAAGTTTTAAAGTTAAAAGGGAATAGTGAACAGGCCCAGCATCCCCTCTCCTTTTTTTCTCGCAATGTACGCAACGAACGCAAAGAAAAAAATATATTTTATCCCCGCCCATCCTGGTTTTCTCCCGATTTATCGGGATGCGGGAAATACAGAAAATTCAGTAACTAACAGATGTCATTACCGCGGAAGCGGGAATCCATTTTCAAAAATCCCGATCCGACTATCATATATTTTTTGAGTAGCAGGGACTAACAAAGCAAAAAAAGGCCGGCTGCCGGAAATCTCAACTGTTGTTTATATTTCATGTTTTAGTTTTTCCCGAATTTGATTTAGTCTATATTTTATTTTATGCAGAATCTTCCCGGGTAAAAACAGGATTTGTATCAATCTTCCGTGTTGGCAGCAGGCATGGAATAAGTATCAGGAGAAACCCTGCAAACAGGGCAAGAATCCCGCCGCTCAATGAGATAAGAAAAATATTTGTCCGTTTTATCTTTTATCCTTGTATTTAATACAGGCCGAAGAAGCCTCCGGCTTGCATTAATCCAATTATTTACATGTTTATAACTTTTTACGTTGAAGATGTTTTATTGCTCTTTGCATGCTCTTTTTTATCCTTTTATCCGTCTCTTTTTCAGTGGCTTTTTTGAATGCTTCAATTACTTCCGGTTTGTTAATTTTTCTCAGGGTGGAAATTGTCCGCAGCTTA includes:
- a CDS encoding ferredoxin, producing MENITFKISNECIGCKACVNVAQDNWGMSGSKAFVKKQPENEEEIKLCKQAMKVCPVNAISSEQGDSNITPVLSKSNIKATLDKHPQLKQILFDLSPKFRKLQNPAMYNTLARFATFEDAARLSGMSICEILHTLNKAIGTDKKLAASMPECISKNQTEDILTGEEITWEESSERYIYNNDTAPELIQKISHILPEQNIVIISVDKPDLVLKTAEGLNFKYSIEQNKEYRVSIFNPQKEQKLDWKDRKEEFDVLDVRSMMTDPFDIIIKKAYGIEEDGGFVLVQQFEPFPLINMLNEMGFESITEKKTPNEVRVYFHKKQIQKNKSSEDKDKPSVVIQSATPVAYPVIMRLLQSEKIRSSITIKELKVWEETEKHLGWIVNGKADISFSALITSVKLKDVDVKLPAMFVWDNFYILTRDHNAKNLKDLSGKKIYTPLFEEAPPAKITNYIIRAKGLNPDDFKLVFGEPFGRPEIIYRDFITGKAETVILREPEASYAIKAM